A portion of the Equus quagga isolate Etosha38 chromosome 17, UCLA_HA_Equagga_1.0, whole genome shotgun sequence genome contains these proteins:
- the NMUR1 gene encoding neuromedin-U receptor 1: MGQEASCPAMGSGEGYVWPSPFTLGLGIPSECLGSRRRLGSQHPGLFPPSPWTPYRRAPLCLNCSILPGDMSPGRSRIPMLCNGSRAGRLFDPKDLNLTDEELKLKYLGPQQTELFAPICVTYLLIFVVGAVGNGLTCLVILRHKAMHTPTNYYFFSLAVSDLLVLLLGLPLELYEMWSNYPFLLGASGCYFRTLLFETVCLASVLNVTALSVERYVAVVHPLRARSVVTRTHARRVLRVIWGLAVLCSLPNTSLHGIQQLDVPCRGIVPGSAMCTLVRPRALYNLVVQTTTLLFFCLPMTTISVLYLLIGLRLRRERLLLLRQEARGRARARARASDTCRLQRLQDRGRTQVTKMLFVLVVVFGICWAPFHIDRLMWSFVSHWTESLHLAFQYVHVISGVFFYLSSAANPVLYSLMSSRFRDTFQEALCLGTGCHGHRSHCSSHSLSRVTTGSTLCDMGSLGGRTYPLAENGDPEGQQETGPS; the protein is encoded by the exons tttggggagcaggaggaggctgggatcCCAGCATCCGgggctcttccctccctccccgtgGACACCCTACAGGAGG GCTCCCCTCTGCCTCAATTGCTCCATCCTCCCTGGAGACATGTCCCCGGGGCGTTCAAGGATCCCCATGCTCTGCAACGGCAGTAGGGCCGGGAGGCTCTTTGACCCCAAAGATTTGAACCTGACTGATGAGGAGCTGAAACTCAAATACCTGGGACCCCAGCAGACGGAGCTGTTCGCGCCCATCTGTGTCACGTACCTGCTGATCTTTGTGGTGGGCGCTGTGGGCAACGGGCTGACCTGCTTGGTCATCCTGCGCCACAAGGCCATGCACACGCCCACCAACTACTACTTCTTCAGCCTAGCCGTGTCGGacctgctggtgctgctgctgggcTTGCCGCTGGAGCTCTATGAGATGTGGTCTAACTACCCCTTCCTGCTGGGCGCCAGCGGCTGCTACTTCCGCACTCTGCTCTTCGAGACAGTCTGCCTGGCCTCTGTGCTCAATGTCACGGCCCTGAGTGTGGAGCGCTATGTAGCTGTGGTGCACCCGCTGCGGGCCAGGTCCGTGGTGACTCGGACCCATGCGCGCCGTGTGCTCAGGGTCATCTGGGGCCTCGCCgtgctctgctctctgcccaaCACCAGCCTGCATGGCATCCAGCAGCTGGACGTGCCCTGCCGGGGCATAGTACCCGGCTCGGCCATGTGCACCCTGGTCCGCCCACGGGCCCTCTACAACCTGGTGGTGCAGACCACGACTCTGCTCTTCTTCTGCCTGCCCATGACCACCATCAGTGTGCTCTACCTGCTCATCGGGCTGCGGCTGCGGCGTGAGAGGCTGCTACTGCtcaggcaggaggccaggggcagggccagggccagggccagggccagtgACACCTGCAGGCTCCAGCGACTGCAGGATAGGGGTCGGACGCAGGTGACGAAGATGCTGT TTGTGCTGGTCGTGGTGTTTGGGATCTGCTGGGCGCCGTTCCACATCGACCGCCTCATGTGGAGCTTCGTGTCCCACTGGACCGAGAGCCTGCACCTGGCCTTCCAGTACGTGCACGTCATCTCCGGCGTCTTCTTCTACCTCAGCTCCGCCGCCAACCCCGTGCTCTATAGCCTCATGTCCAGCCGCTTCCGGGACACCTTCCAGGAAGCCctgtgcttggggactgggtgccACGGCCACAGATCCCACTGCAGCTCCCACAGCCTCAGCAGGGTGACCACGGGCAGCACCCTGTGTGACATGGGCTCCCTGGGCGGCAGGACCTACCCTCTGGCTGAGAACGGTGACCCAGAGGGACAGCAGGAGACTGGCCCCTCCTGA
- the LOC124228388 gene encoding nucleolin-like isoform X3, which translates to MCLLILYILSGKTNQGALKKMSLSSKEIEDGEDEMSEDKDNGSRDEVVIPQKNGRKVTTAPGNKVGGKKSLGPMFTEELISHCRKGATWTKLPKDRRSAKLDNREKRTENSEEDEDSEKEALYSTWAKGRRALPVGVEEDEQDDDNDDDEDKGCEEEEEEGQNDLNQVGQEVASVQECEFFGKPLGKDCCISLMNLKNFLINL; encoded by the exons ATGTGCCTATTGATCTTGTACATTTTAAGCGGGAAAACAAATCAAGGTGCACTGAAGAAAATGAGTCTTTCCTCAAAGGAGATAGAAGATGGGGAAGATGAGATGTCAGAAGATAAGGACAATGGCAGTAGAGATGAG GTTGTCATCCCTCAGAAGAACGGTAGGAAGGTTACTACTGCTCCAGGAAATaaagtagggggaaaaaagtcactgGGTCCCATGTTTACTGAGGAATTAATATCACACTGCAGGAAGGGAGCCACATGGACCAAGCTGCCAAAAGATAGGAGGAGTGCCAAGCTAGACAACCGTGAAAAGAGAACTGAGAACTCTGAGGAGGATGAAG ATTCTGAAAAAGAAGCCTTGTATTCTACGTGGGCCAAAGGGAGAAGAGCCCTTCCTGTAggggtggaggaagatgagcaggacGATGACAATGACGATGACGAGGACAAAGgctgtgaggaagaggaggaggaaggtcaGAACGACCTAAATCAGGTCGGGCAAGAGGTGGCCAGTGTCCAGGAGTGTGAGTTTTTCGGGAAGCCCTTGGGCAAGGActgttgcatttctttgatgaacTTGAAGAACTttctaattaatttataa
- the LOC124228388 gene encoding nucleolin-like isoform X2 has product MEMAKQKAPPDTAKQKLEAKPPVTFRLFVGNLNFNKMATELKTGLSEFFAKNDLAVVGVRVGLSRFGYVNFKSADDQEKALELRDTKVLGYEMKLKKPKEKERKKGFSPGLIPWLLVSHPWSLSLQVTSSDQENLPLPPDWDRDARTLLIKNLPDKVTQHELKEAFEDAFQIRLVSKDGMRERIAYIDSHSQVGCRESLGKEARKRDRWACHSSGPCWREKPRPRR; this is encoded by the exons ATGGAAATGGCCAAACAGAAGGCTCCCCCTGACACCGCAAAACAGAAATTAGAAG CTAAACCACCTGTAACTTTCAGACTGTTTGTGGGAAACCTGAATTTCAACAAAATGGCTACTGAGCTAAAAACTGGTCTCAGTGAATTTTTTGCTAAAAATGATCTCGCAGTTGTTGGTGTCAGAGTTGGCTTGTCCAG ATTTggttatgtgaattttaaatcTGCTGACGACCAGGAAAAAGCCTTGGAACTTAGAGATACAAAGGTCCTTGGGTAtgaaatgaaattgaagaaaccaaaggaaaaggaaagaaagaaag GGTTCTCTCCAGGACTCATTCCCTGGCTACTTGTGTCCCATCCGTGGAGTCTCAGCTTACAGGTCACTTCCTCGGATCAGGAGAATCTTCCTTTACCCCCAGACTGGG ATCGAGATGCCAGAACGCTTCTGATCAAGAACCTGCCTGACAAAGTCACTCAGCATGAATTAAAAGAAGCTTTTGAGGATGCTTTTCAAATCAGATTGGTGAGCAAGGATGGCATGAGGGAAAG GATCGCCTATATTGATTCCCACTCACAAGTGGGCTGCAGAGAGAGCCTTGGcaaagaagcaaggaagagagaTCGGTGGGCTTGCCATAGTTCTGGACCGTGCTGGAGAGAAAAGCCAAGGCCAAGAAGATAG
- the LOC124228388 gene encoding general transcription factor II-I repeat domain-containing protein 2-like isoform X1: MKCSYVLSKKIARASKPLTDGEFIKECLLSAAEIMYPEQRPAFANIRLSGNIVGQHVDNVTENLQDKLQEKAKSLVAFSLAAHESADINHAPQLAVFIRGVDETFDVTEELLDVVPMTSTTSGNELFLCVEKSLKKFNVDWSKLVSVSTDGNSAMVGVKQRVTRLQSKVSGLCKDAELKSVHGLVPQESFCANKLKMDHVMGIVISTITWMRSHGSNPRKFSALFNELDTQYGSLLCSMEANRLSCGVVLRQVFELLEEIDFLMSSKGKSVPQLTSKDWVKDLAFLVDIMTYLNTLDISLQGRSQVVTQTYDSIRSFLAELCLWETHLARNNLAHFPTLKLVSENESDGLNYIPQIKESKTEFQKTFSDFKLLKMN, from the coding sequence ATGAAATGTAGTTATGTATTAAGTAAGAAAATTGCCCGGGCATCCAAACCTTTGACAGATGGTGAGTTTATAAAGGAATGTCTGTTGAGTGCTGCAGAAATTATGTACCCCGAACAGAGACCAGCATTTGCCAACATAAGACTAAGTGGGAACATTGTTGGGCAGCACGTTGACAATGTGACTGAGAACTTACAGGACAAGTTGCAAGAGAAAGCGAAATCATTGGTGGCTTTCTCTCTCGCAGCTCACGAAAGCGCCGATATAAATCATGCCCCTCAGTTAGCTGTATTTATTCGTGGTGTTGATGAAACTTTCGATGTGACTGAAGAACTTTTGGACGTGGTACCCATGACAAGCACAACATCAGgaaatgagttatttttatgtgttgagaaaagtcttaaaaaatttaatgtagaCTGGTCAAAATTAGTAAGTGTTAGCACAGATGGTAACTCTGCGATGGTTGGTGTTAAACAACGTGTTACAAGACTTCAATCGAAAGTGTCAGGGCTTTGCAAAGACGCAGAACTGAAGTCTGTGCACGGCCTCGTTCCCCAGGAATCATTTTGTGCTAACAAGTTAAAAATGGATCATGTCATGGGCATAGTCATTTCCACCATAACCTGGATGCGTTCCCATGGCTCGAACCCCAGAAAGTTCAGTGCTTTGTTTAATGAGTTGGATACACAATATGGAAGCCTGCTCTGCTCCATGGAAGCTAACAGGCTGAGTTGTGGTGTGGTGCTCAGGCAGGTTTTTGAACTGTTGGAAGAAATTGACTTTCTCATGTCTTCCAAAGGAAAATCCGTGCCTCAGCTTACTAGCAAAGATTGGGTCAAAGACTTGGCCTTTTTGGTTGACATTATGACTTATCTAAACACATTGGATATTTCTCTGCAAGGGCGTTCACAAGTAGTTACACAAACGTATGATTCCATTCGCTCATTCCTAGCGGAATTGTGTCTTTGGGAAACTCATCTGGCAAGGAACAATCTGGCCCACTTCCCTACTCTGAAATTAGTTTCTGAAAATGAAAGTGATGGCCTGAACTATATTCCACAAATTAAAGAGTCGAAGACTGAATTCCAGAAAACCTTCTCTGATTTCAAGCTTTTGAAAATGAACTAA